In the Geobacter sp. FeAm09 genome, one interval contains:
- the nifV gene encoding homocitrate synthase encodes MNEPAIIIDDTTLRDGEQTAGVVFSRRDKVAIARMLDSIGVQELECGIPAMGKDEQSDVKALVDLGLNARLITWNRATVPDIQASIDSGVTAVDISLSVSDVMIRNKIRKTREWVKEQLKVALGFAKGKGLYVSVGGEDASRADIPFLIELMQITWAMGGDRFRFCDTLGILDPFGTFDKVHALRTAVPELPIEVHTHNDLGMATANAIAGIRAGAQFVNTTVNGLGERAGNAALEEVVMGLKHASGIDTGIDTHRFRELSLFVAKASNRPLPAWKAVVGERVFAHESGLHADGVIKDPRNYEGFDPAEVGLERQIVVGKHSGTSGLIERYKDMGISISRAEAMHLMDKVRKIAQQTRRPLNNNQLIKLYGMKEAA; translated from the coding sequence ATGAACGAGCCAGCCATCATCATTGACGATACTACCCTGCGGGACGGTGAACAGACCGCCGGCGTGGTTTTCAGCAGGCGCGACAAGGTAGCCATTGCCCGCATGCTCGACTCCATCGGCGTACAGGAGCTGGAATGCGGCATTCCGGCCATGGGCAAGGACGAACAGAGCGACGTCAAGGCATTGGTGGACCTGGGGCTCAATGCCCGGCTGATCACCTGGAACCGGGCCACGGTGCCGGATATCCAGGCCAGCATCGACAGCGGCGTCACGGCAGTGGACATCTCCCTGTCGGTTTCGGACGTCATGATCCGCAACAAGATCAGAAAGACCCGGGAATGGGTCAAGGAACAGCTCAAGGTGGCCCTGGGATTCGCCAAGGGGAAGGGATTGTACGTCTCGGTCGGGGGGGAGGACGCCAGCCGGGCCGATATCCCCTTTCTCATCGAATTGATGCAGATCACGTGGGCCATGGGGGGGGACCGTTTCCGTTTTTGCGACACGCTGGGCATCCTCGATCCCTTCGGCACCTTCGACAAGGTGCATGCCCTGCGCACGGCCGTGCCCGAACTGCCCATCGAGGTCCACACCCATAACGACCTGGGGATGGCCACCGCCAACGCCATTGCCGGTATCCGCGCCGGGGCGCAGTTCGTCAACACGACGGTCAACGGCCTGGGGGAACGGGCCGGCAATGCGGCACTGGAGGAGGTGGTGATGGGGCTCAAGCATGCCAGCGGCATCGACACCGGCATCGATACCCACCGCTTCCGGGAGCTGTCCCTGTTCGTGGCCAAGGCCTCCAATCGGCCGCTACCGGCCTGGAAAGCGGTGGTAGGCGAACGGGTCTTTGCCCACGAATCCGGCCTGCATGCCGACGGCGTGATCAAGGATCCCCGGAACTACGAAGGCTTCGATCCGGCCGAGGTGGGGCTCGAACGCCAGATCGTGGTGGGCAAGCACTCCGGCACCAGCGGCCTGATCGAACGGTACAAGGACATGGGGATCTCCATCAGTCGTGCCGAGGCCATGCACCTGATGGACAAGGTGAGAAAGATTGCCCAGCAGACGCGGCGGCCGCTCAACAACAACCAGTTGATCAAACTGTATGGTATGAAGGAGGCCGCCTGA
- the draG gene encoding ADP-ribosyl-[dinitrogen reductase] hydrolase has product MHNPYNRAEVSSRATAAFIGMAIGDALGATVEFMTASEIAAKYGTFKDISGGGWLRLKPGQVTDDTEMALCIARAIVENQGWSVAAIARNFAAWLKSRPVDCGDTCRKGIRAYMLNGTLEAPPNEWDAGNGAAMRIVPAAIFSLPDGELLKKYALEQAHITHNNPLSDAACVCLGEMLHLAICGASRARLRRQADDLVARFPTFHFEPYHGLATGYVVDTLQTVFHWFFKGKSFEECVVGTVNQGADADTTGAICGMLAGAYYGMEGIPQRWLKKMDRNVIAEITTLTGRLISACPAGGMMQT; this is encoded by the coding sequence ATGCACAACCCGTACAATCGCGCAGAAGTCAGCAGCAGAGCCACTGCGGCCTTTATCGGCATGGCCATCGGCGACGCCCTCGGCGCGACGGTGGAGTTCATGACGGCGTCGGAGATTGCCGCAAAATACGGCACCTTCAAGGACATCTCCGGCGGCGGCTGGCTTCGGCTGAAGCCGGGACAGGTAACCGACGACACCGAGATGGCCCTCTGCATCGCCCGGGCAATTGTGGAAAACCAGGGATGGTCCGTGGCGGCGATCGCCCGCAATTTCGCCGCCTGGCTCAAATCCCGGCCGGTGGATTGCGGCGACACCTGCCGCAAGGGTATCCGCGCCTACATGCTGAACGGCACCCTGGAAGCGCCCCCGAACGAGTGGGACGCCGGCAACGGTGCAGCCATGCGGATCGTGCCGGCGGCGATCTTTTCCCTCCCCGACGGCGAACTGCTGAAAAAGTATGCCCTCGAACAGGCGCACATCACCCACAACAACCCCTTGTCCGACGCGGCCTGCGTCTGCCTGGGCGAGATGCTGCACCTGGCGATCTGCGGCGCCTCCCGGGCCCGCCTGCGCCGCCAGGCCGACGACCTCGTGGCCCGGTTCCCCACCTTTCACTTCGAGCCCTACCACGGGTTGGCCACCGGCTACGTGGTGGATACGCTCCAGACCGTCTTTCACTGGTTTTTCAAGGGGAAGAGTTTCGAGGAGTGCGTCGTGGGGACCGTCAACCAGGGGGCTGACGCGGATACGACCGGGGCCATTTGCGGCATGCTGGCCGGTGCCTACTACGGGATGGAGGGGATTCCCCAGCGCTGGCTGAAGAAGATGGACAGGAACGTGATTGCCGAGATCACCACGCTGACCGGACGGCTGATTAGCGCCTGCCCGGCGGGCGGGATGATGCAGACCTGA
- the nifH gene encoding nitrogenase iron protein, with the protein MRQIAIYGKGGIGKSTTTQNTVAGLASIGKKVMIVGCDPKADSTRLILHAKAQATVMDLVRELGTVEDLELENVMKVGFGDVKCVESGGPEPGVGCAGRGVITAINFLEENGAYTPDLDFVFYDVLGDVVCGGFAMPIRENKAEEIYIVTSGEMMAMYAANNIAKGILKYASSGKVRLGGLICNSRNTDREDELIEALAKRLGTQMIYFVPRDNQVQRAELRRMTVIEYSPEHKQAQEYRALAQKIADNKMLVVPTPLEMEELEELLMEFGIMEVEDESIVGVAEAAA; encoded by the coding sequence ATGAGACAGATCGCAATCTACGGCAAGGGCGGCATCGGCAAATCGACCACGACACAGAACACGGTGGCCGGTCTGGCATCCATCGGCAAGAAGGTCATGATCGTTGGGTGCGACCCCAAAGCCGACTCTACCCGCCTCATCCTCCACGCCAAGGCTCAGGCGACGGTTATGGACCTGGTGCGCGAACTGGGCACGGTGGAAGACCTGGAGCTGGAGAACGTCATGAAGGTCGGTTTCGGCGACGTGAAATGCGTAGAGTCCGGCGGTCCCGAGCCGGGCGTCGGCTGCGCCGGCCGCGGCGTCATCACCGCCATCAACTTCCTGGAAGAGAACGGCGCCTATACCCCGGACCTGGATTTCGTCTTCTACGACGTTCTCGGCGACGTTGTCTGCGGCGGGTTCGCCATGCCGATCCGCGAGAACAAGGCCGAAGAAATCTATATCGTCACCTCAGGCGAAATGATGGCCATGTACGCCGCCAACAATATCGCCAAGGGTATCCTCAAATACGCTTCTTCCGGCAAGGTCCGCCTTGGGGGGCTCATCTGCAATTCCCGCAACACCGACCGTGAGGACGAACTGATCGAGGCCCTGGCAAAACGGCTCGGCACCCAGATGATCTACTTCGTGCCCCGCGACAATCAGGTGCAGCGCGCCGAACTGCGCCGCATGACGGTCATCGAATACTCGCCCGAGCACAAGCAGGCCCAGGAGTACCGTGCCCTGGCCCAGAAGATCGCCGATAACAAGATGCTGGTGGTTCCGACCCCGCTGGAGATGGAAGAGTTGGAAGAGTTGCTGATGGAATTCGGCATCATGGAGGTCGAGGACGAGAGCATCGTCGGCGTGGCAGAGGCAGCAGCCTAG
- a CDS encoding (Fe-S)-binding protein — protein sequence MTPNPTIFTPLLIVSLGIFAWGCWRRFSLVAVGQAENRFDNIGTRIGEMLLYAFGQKRVLAKPFGLNHFVIFWSFIILLISNTEFLLHGVFPSISLSHLPDGIYFPLLLVIDIVSLLALVAVAIAMVRRIVAPPYPGARTMEAFFILALIATLMMANFGINGARISRLPENFLAIAHTYMPVSSVVAGLIAPSAGVLVFGVSWWAHAAALLIFMCYLPHSKHMHILTAIPNCFFRRLEKPNTQPREEFVSGNTFGVAQADRFTWKDLLDSMACTECGRCQKVCPANITGKPLNPRAVVHDIKVNLLENGALLKQGAAPATSLIGDGGEGSVTEEVIWGCTTCGACMEACPVFIEQMPKIVKMRRHLVENEARFPEELLNLFENMEGRSNPWGIAPSERTKWCAQMEVKPFDKATTEYLLYVGCAGSFDSRSKHVSVALAQLLDKAGVSWGILGKDEKCCGDSLRRLGNEYVFDRMARENVRIFTERGVKKVITQCPHCFSTLKNDYQQYGLELEVIHHSELLRNLVQDGRLKLEGSSAELGATVFHDSCYLGRHNDVYDAPREVIELATGAAPAEMGRNRNNAFCCGAGGGRMWMEEHTGERINLTRVKEALEEKPDTICVSCPYCLTMFEDGLKDVKADSVKVRDVAEVLAEAALR from the coding sequence ATGACACCCAACCCGACCATATTCACTCCCCTTTTGATCGTCTCCCTCGGCATCTTTGCCTGGGGATGCTGGCGCAGGTTCAGCCTGGTGGCCGTAGGCCAAGCGGAAAACCGCTTCGACAACATCGGCACCCGCATCGGCGAGATGCTGCTGTACGCCTTCGGCCAGAAGCGGGTCCTGGCCAAGCCGTTCGGCCTCAATCATTTCGTCATCTTCTGGTCGTTCATCATTCTCCTGATCTCCAACACCGAGTTCCTGCTGCACGGCGTCTTCCCGTCCATCAGCCTGTCGCACCTGCCTGACGGCATCTACTTCCCGCTTTTGCTGGTGATCGACATCGTGTCGCTCCTGGCCCTCGTGGCAGTGGCCATCGCCATGGTCAGGCGGATCGTCGCGCCCCCCTATCCCGGAGCCCGCACCATGGAGGCGTTCTTTATCCTGGCGCTGATCGCCACCCTGATGATGGCCAACTTCGGCATCAATGGGGCCAGGATCTCCCGCCTGCCGGAGAATTTTCTCGCCATCGCCCACACCTATATGCCGGTTTCAAGCGTCGTGGCAGGCCTGATAGCTCCCTCCGCCGGCGTCCTGGTGTTCGGCGTCAGTTGGTGGGCCCATGCCGCCGCGCTCCTGATCTTCATGTGCTATCTGCCCCACAGCAAGCACATGCACATCCTGACCGCCATCCCCAACTGCTTCTTCCGGCGGCTGGAGAAACCCAATACCCAGCCCCGCGAGGAGTTCGTCAGCGGCAATACCTTTGGCGTCGCCCAGGCGGACCGCTTCACCTGGAAGGACCTGCTGGACTCCATGGCCTGTACCGAATGCGGCCGGTGCCAGAAGGTCTGCCCGGCCAATATCACCGGCAAGCCGCTCAATCCGCGGGCAGTTGTCCACGACATCAAGGTCAATCTGCTGGAGAACGGCGCACTGCTCAAACAGGGGGCGGCGCCGGCCACGTCCCTGATCGGCGACGGGGGCGAGGGGAGCGTCACGGAGGAGGTCATCTGGGGCTGCACCACCTGCGGGGCCTGCATGGAGGCCTGCCCGGTCTTCATCGAGCAGATGCCCAAGATCGTCAAGATGCGCCGCCACCTGGTGGAGAACGAGGCCCGCTTCCCCGAGGAGTTGCTCAACCTGTTCGAGAACATGGAGGGGCGCAGCAATCCCTGGGGCATCGCCCCGTCGGAGCGTACCAAGTGGTGTGCCCAGATGGAGGTCAAGCCCTTCGACAAGGCGACCACCGAATACCTGCTCTACGTCGGCTGCGCCGGCTCGTTCGACTCGCGCAGCAAGCACGTCAGCGTGGCCCTGGCCCAGTTGCTGGACAAGGCCGGCGTCTCCTGGGGCATTCTGGGCAAGGACGAGAAATGCTGCGGCGACAGCCTGCGCCGCCTGGGCAACGAGTACGTCTTTGACCGCATGGCCAGGGAGAACGTACGGATCTTCACCGAGCGGGGCGTCAAGAAGGTTATCACCCAGTGCCCCCACTGTTTCTCGACCCTGAAAAACGATTACCAACAGTACGGGCTCGAACTGGAGGTGATTCACCATAGCGAGTTGCTGCGCAACCTGGTGCAGGACGGCCGTCTCAAACTGGAGGGGTCTTCCGCGGAGTTGGGAGCTACCGTGTTCCACGACTCCTGCTACCTGGGGAGGCACAACGACGTGTACGACGCCCCCCGCGAGGTGATCGAACTGGCCACCGGGGCCGCCCCGGCCGAGATGGGGCGCAACCGCAACAACGCCTTCTGCTGCGGGGCCGGCGGCGGCAGGATGTGGATGGAAGAGCATACCGGCGAGCGGATCAACCTTACGCGGGTCAAGGAGGCGCTGGAAGAGAAGCCTGACACCATCTGCGTTTCCTGCCCGTACTGCCTGACCATGTTCGAGGACGGGCTCAAGGACGTGAAGGCCGACAGCGTCAAGGTGCGCGATGTGGCAGAGGTGCTGGCCGAGGCGGCGCTCAGATAG
- the nifK gene encoding nitrogenase molybdenum-iron protein subunit beta, with product MSNALGLEVKKIVETPPEEIERVKEWINTEEYKEKNFARQALVINPAHACQPLGAQLAAHGFEGTLPFVHGSQGCASYYRSTLNRHFREPAPAVSDAMTEDGAVFGGQNNLHEGLENANTIYKPKMIAVFTSCMPEVIGDDLTAFIKNAKQKGFVPKEMPIPYANTPSFNGTHIHGYDSMLVSILQTLTEGKQVEGRCTGKLNLIAGCDFNTGDYREYKRILEAFGVPHTILADISESFDSPCDGSYHIYAGGTKLEDAADSINGKATIAIGSYSTAKTFGWIKDNYSGKHATLPMPMGIAKTDAFIMKVAELFGKEVPASLKNERGRAVDAITDSHQYIHNKKFAVYGDPDYLMGYVSFLLEVGARPHHILCSRGNKKVEKELQALLDSSPFGQGCKIYMNKDLWHLRSLLMTDPVDGIIGDSHGKFAARDAKVPLFRFGFPIFDRVNKHRYPLIGYQGAINMMTEICNKFIDIKDDTCEDRQFELMR from the coding sequence ATGTCAAACGCACTGGGACTTGAAGTCAAAAAGATCGTCGAGACACCGCCGGAAGAGATCGAGCGGGTCAAGGAATGGATCAACACGGAAGAATATAAAGAGAAGAACTTTGCCCGCCAGGCGCTGGTGATCAACCCGGCCCACGCCTGCCAGCCGCTGGGCGCCCAACTGGCAGCCCACGGTTTCGAGGGGACGCTGCCATTCGTACACGGTTCCCAGGGGTGTGCCTCCTACTACCGTTCGACCCTCAACCGCCACTTCCGTGAGCCGGCACCGGCCGTATCGGACGCCATGACCGAGGACGGCGCGGTGTTCGGCGGCCAGAACAACCTGCACGAGGGGCTGGAAAACGCCAATACCATCTACAAGCCGAAGATGATCGCGGTCTTCACCTCCTGCATGCCGGAGGTCATCGGCGACGACCTGACCGCCTTCATCAAGAACGCCAAGCAGAAGGGGTTCGTGCCCAAGGAAATGCCGATCCCCTATGCCAATACCCCCAGCTTCAACGGTACCCATATCCATGGCTATGATTCCATGCTGGTCTCGATCCTGCAGACCCTGACCGAGGGGAAACAGGTTGAGGGGCGCTGCACCGGCAAGCTCAACCTGATCGCGGGCTGCGACTTCAATACCGGCGACTATCGCGAGTACAAGCGTATCCTTGAAGCCTTCGGCGTCCCCCACACGATCCTGGCCGATATCTCAGAAAGCTTTGATTCGCCCTGCGACGGCAGCTACCATATCTATGCCGGGGGCACCAAGCTGGAGGATGCCGCCGACTCCATCAACGGCAAGGCCACCATCGCCATCGGTTCCTATTCCACCGCCAAGACCTTTGGCTGGATCAAGGACAACTACTCCGGCAAGCATGCCACCCTGCCGATGCCCATGGGGATCGCGAAGACCGACGCCTTCATCATGAAGGTGGCCGAGCTGTTCGGCAAGGAAGTGCCGGCCTCCCTGAAGAACGAGCGCGGCCGCGCCGTGGACGCCATCACCGACTCCCACCAGTATATCCACAACAAGAAGTTTGCCGTGTACGGAGACCCTGACTACCTGATGGGTTACGTCTCCTTCCTGCTGGAGGTGGGGGCCCGTCCGCACCACATCCTGTGCAGCAGGGGTAACAAGAAGGTCGAAAAGGAACTGCAGGCTCTGTTGGACAGCTCCCCGTTCGGCCAGGGGTGCAAAATCTACATGAACAAGGACCTGTGGCACCTGCGGAGCCTTTTGATGACCGATCCGGTGGACGGCATCATCGGCGATTCCCATGGCAAGTTCGCCGCCCGTGATGCAAAGGTCCCGCTGTTCCGCTTCGGTTTCCCGATCTTCGACCGGGTCAACAAGCATCGCTACCCGCTGATCGGTTACCAGGGCGCCATCAACATGATGACCGAGATTTGCAACAAGTTCATCGATATCAAGGACGATACGTGCGAGGATCGCCAATTCGAATTGATGCGGTAG
- a CDS encoding radical SAM protein, which yields MASACDMKNKIQGHPCFGGNHHKNGRMHLAVAPQCNIKCGYCTRKHDCANESRPGVTSRLLTPQEAIVKVREVMASPVVGPIIKVIGIAGPGDPLANEQTFETFELVKKEFPHLMLCMSTNGLLLPESIDRLYEMGLHSLTVTINAVDPEVGAQIYRHVIYHGHHYSGVEGAHILIANQFEGLKRAAELGLTIKVNSVLVPGINDDQIPLIAERVKKLGAFVMNIMPLIPQAELAHIEPPDEQRLAEVRKANETIIGQFSHCKQCRADAIGLIGQDVTVGESACAVPAQA from the coding sequence ATGGCGAGTGCATGTGACATGAAGAACAAAATTCAAGGGCACCCCTGCTTTGGCGGCAACCATCACAAAAACGGCCGCATGCATCTGGCGGTGGCCCCCCAGTGTAACATCAAGTGCGGTTATTGCACCCGCAAACACGACTGCGCCAACGAATCCCGCCCCGGTGTGACCAGCCGCCTGCTGACCCCCCAGGAAGCGATCGTCAAGGTGCGGGAGGTGATGGCCAGCCCGGTGGTGGGGCCGATCATCAAGGTCATCGGCATTGCCGGCCCCGGCGACCCGCTGGCCAACGAACAGACCTTTGAAACCTTCGAACTGGTCAAAAAGGAGTTTCCGCACCTCATGCTGTGCATGAGCACCAACGGTCTGCTGCTCCCCGAGTCCATCGACCGCCTGTACGAGATGGGGCTGCACAGCCTGACCGTCACCATCAACGCCGTCGATCCGGAGGTCGGAGCCCAGATCTACCGCCATGTCATCTATCACGGCCACCACTATAGCGGTGTGGAAGGGGCGCACATCCTGATCGCCAACCAGTTCGAAGGCCTGAAGCGGGCCGCCGAGCTGGGGCTCACCATCAAGGTCAACAGTGTGCTGGTGCCGGGGATCAACGATGACCAGATACCGTTGATCGCCGAACGGGTCAAAAAACTGGGCGCCTTTGTGATGAACATCATGCCGCTCATTCCCCAGGCGGAGCTGGCCCATATCGAACCGCCCGACGAGCAGCGGCTGGCGGAGGTGCGCAAGGCCAACGAGACCATCATCGGCCAGTTCAGCCACTGCAAACAGTGCCGCGCCGACGCCATTGGCCTGATCGGGCAGGATGTGACGGTCGGAGAATCCGCCTGCGCGGTGCCGGCGCAAGCATAG
- a CDS encoding ANTAR domain-containing response regulator, whose amino-acid sequence MKTVLICDDEPIIRMSLKTMLMELGFEDVLECGDGKSAVEMAMASFPDMAVLDVAMPVMDGITAAKEIKKKLKIPIMLLTNCFDAQTAKRAAESGIAAFLTKPLREQDLIPAIEIALAHTEQVEDLKEKIEDLKETIENRKVIEKAKGTLMEKQRLSEADAYRAMQKLAMDKRKSLRQVADGILKGC is encoded by the coding sequence ATGAAAACAGTTTTGATATGCGACGACGAACCGATCATCAGGATGAGCCTGAAGACCATGCTCATGGAGCTTGGCTTCGAGGATGTGCTGGAGTGCGGCGACGGCAAAAGCGCCGTGGAAATGGCCATGGCGAGCTTTCCCGATATGGCGGTGCTGGATGTGGCCATGCCGGTAATGGACGGCATAACCGCGGCGAAAGAGATCAAGAAAAAGCTCAAGATCCCCATCATGCTCCTGACCAACTGCTTCGATGCCCAGACCGCGAAACGGGCAGCGGAGAGCGGGATTGCCGCTTTTTTAACCAAGCCGCTCCGGGAGCAGGACCTCATCCCGGCGATCGAGATCGCCCTGGCCCATACCGAGCAGGTGGAGGACCTCAAGGAAAAGATCGAGGACCTCAAGGAAACCATCGAGAACCGCAAGGTGATTGAGAAGGCCAAGGGGACGCTGATGGAAAAGCAGCGTTTGAGCGAAGCGGACGCCTATCGCGCCATGCAGAAGCTGGCCATGGACAAGCGCAAGAGCCTGCGCCAGGTGGCGGACGGCATCCTAAAAGGTTGTTGA
- a CDS encoding GNAT family N-acetyltransferase, whose translation MTIEPFRKEDVPRFLRLAAGENWVAEPWEFDFLLSTFPDGCLSARDESGAAVGFVTSLRHDSSGWIGNLIVDRSCRGTGIGEALFLGAFDSLRTAGVATFWLTASKMGKALYEKHGFNSTDTIIRWTGRAGAPTGTPPAAAGAWDAALDRLGWGDRRDVLLAATCRRGTVLAADSAFAVIQPCGQAVQVGPFGAVSPDRAARLLDEALSSLPAGATVYIDTPACNSGAVALLQERGFRDHGTNVLMYAGVKPDYRPEYIYGLATMGSCG comes from the coding sequence ATGACCATCGAGCCGTTTCGCAAAGAGGATGTGCCTCGCTTTCTGAGGCTGGCTGCCGGGGAAAACTGGGTGGCGGAACCGTGGGAATTCGATTTCCTGCTGTCTACCTTCCCCGACGGCTGTCTCTCGGCACGGGACGAGTCGGGTGCTGCCGTCGGCTTCGTGACCTCCCTGCGCCATGATTCCAGCGGCTGGATCGGCAACCTTATCGTCGATCGGAGCTGCCGCGGCACCGGCATCGGCGAGGCGCTGTTCCTCGGGGCCTTTGACAGCCTGCGGACCGCCGGTGTCGCGACCTTCTGGCTGACCGCCTCGAAAATGGGCAAGGCCCTGTATGAAAAACACGGATTCAACAGCACCGACACCATCATCCGCTGGACCGGCAGGGCCGGCGCGCCAACCGGCACCCCGCCCGCCGCGGCAGGGGCGTGGGACGCGGCCCTTGACCGGCTCGGCTGGGGGGACCGGCGTGACGTCCTGCTCGCCGCCACGTGCCGGCGCGGGACGGTGCTGGCCGCGGATTCCGCCTTTGCGGTTATTCAGCCCTGCGGCCAGGCGGTACAGGTGGGGCCGTTCGGTGCTGTTTCGCCGGATCGGGCCGCGCGGCTGCTGGACGAGGCCCTGAGCAGCCTGCCTGCCGGCGCCACCGTCTATATCGACACCCCGGCCTGCAACTCGGGCGCGGTTGCGCTGCTCCAGGAACGGGGCTTCAGGGATCACGGCACCAATGTCCTCATGTATGCCGGCGTCAAGCCGGATTACCGTCCGGAGTACATCTACGGCCTGGCAACCATGGGCAGTTGCGGATGA
- the nifD gene encoding nitrogenase molybdenum-iron protein alpha chain, whose translation MSEKIRKVEGITKETTEALIAETLAAYPEKAKKKRAPHLGANDPASGSACVKSNKKTVPGVMSARGCAYAGAKGVVWGPIRDMVHVSHGPVGCGWYSWGTRRNMMSGITGVTSFPMQFTSDFQEKDIVYGGDKKLKTLLEEAHELFPLAKGVSVLSECPVGLIGDDINSVAKQSAKELDIPIIPCNCEGFRGVSQSLGHHISNDTIRDFIIGTREYAEPESPYDIALIGEYNIGGDAWSTKPLLEECGFNVKAVWTGDGELEKIAATHKVKLNVIHCYRSMNYMCKVMEEKYGIPWVELNFFGPTKIRNSLRQLAELFDDTIKAKVEAVIAKYDPIMQGIIDEYKPRLDGKKVMLLVGGLRPRHTIGAYEDLGMDCVGSGYEFAHTDDYDRTAPEMPDATVVYDDPSEYEFEKFADALKPDLIGSGIKEKYVFQKMGIPFRQMHSWDYSGPYHGYKGFEVFARDVDMAINSPTWKLVKAPF comes from the coding sequence ATGTCAGAAAAGATACGAAAAGTTGAAGGTATCACCAAGGAGACGACGGAAGCTTTGATCGCCGAAACCCTGGCGGCATACCCCGAAAAGGCCAAGAAGAAGCGCGCCCCGCATCTGGGCGCCAATGACCCGGCATCCGGTTCGGCCTGCGTCAAGTCCAACAAGAAGACCGTCCCCGGCGTCATGAGCGCCCGCGGTTGCGCCTATGCCGGCGCCAAAGGGGTTGTCTGGGGACCGATCCGCGACATGGTTCACGTCTCCCATGGTCCGGTCGGCTGCGGCTGGTACTCCTGGGGCACCCGCCGCAATATGATGAGCGGCATCACCGGCGTTACCAGCTTTCCGATGCAGTTCACCTCCGATTTCCAGGAGAAGGACATCGTGTACGGCGGCGACAAGAAACTCAAGACCCTGCTGGAAGAGGCCCATGAGTTGTTCCCGCTGGCCAAAGGGGTTTCGGTCCTTTCCGAATGCCCGGTCGGCCTGATCGGCGATGACATCAACTCGGTGGCCAAACAATCGGCCAAGGAGTTGGACATCCCCATCATCCCCTGTAACTGCGAGGGCTTCCGTGGCGTTTCCCAGTCCTTGGGGCACCATATCTCCAACGACACGATTCGCGACTTCATCATTGGAACCCGCGAGTATGCCGAACCGGAAAGCCCCTATGACATTGCCCTGATCGGCGAATACAACATCGGCGGCGACGCATGGTCGACCAAGCCGCTTCTCGAAGAGTGCGGTTTCAATGTCAAGGCCGTCTGGACCGGCGACGGCGAGCTGGAGAAGATCGCCGCCACCCACAAGGTCAAGCTCAACGTCATCCACTGCTACCGCTCCATGAACTACATGTGCAAGGTTATGGAAGAGAAGTACGGCATTCCCTGGGTCGAGCTCAATTTCTTCGGCCCGACCAAGATCCGTAACAGCCTCAGGCAGCTTGCCGAGCTGTTCGACGATACCATCAAAGCCAAGGTCGAGGCGGTGATCGCCAAATATGACCCGATCATGCAGGGCATCATCGACGAGTACAAGCCGCGCCTGGATGGGAAGAAGGTCATGCTGCTGGTTGGCGGACTCCGTCCGCGCCACACCATCGGCGCATACGAGGACCTGGGCATGGACTGCGTCGGTTCCGGCTACGAGTTTGCCCACACCGACGACTATGACCGTACCGCGCCGGAGATGCCGGACGCCACCGTGGTCTACGACGACCCCTCCGAGTACGAGTTCGAGAAGTTTGCCGATGCCTTAAAGCCCGACCTGATCGGTTCCGGCATCAAGGAGAAATACGTCTTCCAGAAGATGGGTATCCCCTTCCGCCAGATGCACAGTTGGGATTATTCCGGTCCGTACCACGGCTACAAGGGATTCGAGGTATTTGCCCGCGATGTTGACATGGCGATTAACAGCCCGACATGGAAGCTGGTGAAGGCCCCTTTCTAG